A window of Lepus europaeus isolate LE1 chromosome 11, mLepTim1.pri, whole genome shotgun sequence contains these coding sequences:
- the RNASE11 gene encoding probable ribonuclease 11 has product MENSLLLLSLGLVLTGASESTVEVTKEEFAAKKVQHALAKSGRETQTDEALMNLTLLDKNTSPSLSKDMMSSSLLTFRKLQYRVSKGNSPSSDRECCNEVTIWRKASEANGSCKLSNDLTCGTVEGIRGVQKMPSCECGENPGVSCCQSAELENTVCQLPTGRQLPRCRYHSVTSLKKLLTVLTGHSLMSWLVSGSKL; this is encoded by the coding sequence ATGGAGAACTCGCTGCTGCTGCTCAGCCTGGGACTGGTTCTCACAGGAGCTTCCGAAAGCACAGTGGAGGTAACTAAAGAAGAATTTGCGGCGAAGAAAGTGCAACATGCCTTGGCAAAGAGTGGCCGAGAAACACAAACTGATGAGGCGTTAATGAACTTGACCTTGTTAGATAAAAACACCAGTCCCAGCCTGTCCAAGGATATGATGTCTTCCTCATTACTGACATTTAGGAAGTTACAGTATAGAGTCTCCAAAGGAAACAGTCCGAGTAGTGACAGGGAATGCTGCAATGAAGTGACTATCTGGAGAAAAGCTTCGGAAGCCAACGGCTCTTGCAAGCTGAGCAATGACCTCACCTGTGGCACCGTGGAAGGGATCCGTGGGGTCCAGAAGATGCCCAGCTGCGAGTGTGGAGAGAATCCTGGCGTAAGCTGCTGTCAGAGTGCGGAACTGGAGAATACTGTGTGCCAGCTCCCCACGGGCAGACAGCTCCCCAGGTGCCGGTACCACAGTGTTACTTCATTGAAGAAACTGCTGACGGTGCTGACCGGCCATTCTCTGATGAGCTGGTTAGTCAGTGGCTCTAAACTGTAA